The Brachyhypopomus gauderio isolate BG-103 chromosome 1, BGAUD_0.2, whole genome shotgun sequence genome includes a window with the following:
- the phf20a gene encoding PHD finger protein 20 isoform X4: MEHSRKSNSMSKTPPNRRGITFEVGAAVEACDSLKNWYAANIEKIDYEDEKVLIHYRQWSHRYDEWFDWASPYLRPVERVQLRRERLQDGCSLPGFHVNEKVLASWSDCRFYPAKVLAVHKDASYTVKFYDGFIQTVKGMHVKPFIKERVRQKSQTFDRNGEKNPFKMTKKHSRQQEGVSHKSKPGSQHDCGPESESDSDSTDERAQGKREKAPGQDRAGACKADRVGMPEGDGPERGECPAGHMGQHNYSKSFAKTSVHREEGGDGRAGVERGTCSALDDGTENGEPETELPEQKEEENGPLQSRTAQGLSDKCEHGESRLSSEMSKQTLSENGLECDPIPSTQAQSSNGTAALRTEGQSEASKHLPSPPAKPARKQGFHNPKRFSREPLYRVIKNQPPPVLSINLDHNPFKCNIPGCSKSFRKAKLLHYHMKYYHGDEWPPTEAPGASGGVHTRAANKQTPPTSWQSSKRRRSMTLSLREHLGLDAAAHGDALSAPPPRAEGWSVAQMAERKQTLAPPAVSMHQLQALPKEKSREKQQDRNRGVVDKDRKSAVETVCVKDRDRSKEKKSRAFLRIKLKKKKKKKSKSGSEENIDISVFGPQSKLSLSPKPVPSHAHPAEAFQHSRGRGQAQHMQTDDEASVSDWSSDSYGWSDDETGMDVDLTTTPLSCGSVDSATVAQETVRCVCEVAEENDFMIQCEVCLCWQHRACMGLLVDTTPDAYACFICREPSGQRLSLRYWCDQDWLNSGRMFGFSFLEENYSHQNARKIVATHQLLGDVHHVLEVLNSLQLKINILQNEAHPDLKLWNSPWQQVGGRARRVFTMAPSTTHSPSSSSSDEGLHRSRSATKWLHREASSSSSSSSSFHNYISSEHCYQKPRACYTVLGRSLEAEMGGGSEPEDSPRGSEPGDSPRGSQNFLHYEQHNGEEPHPLQFRGSKDGGEELMGGSRQQQRINLLEHIECVQDEVMHRMDSIERELDVLESWLDYSGELEPPEPLSRLPELKHSIKQLLGDLGKMQQIAVACAT, encoded by the exons ATGGAACACAGTCGCAAG AGTAACAGCATGAGTAAGACTCCCCCTAACAGACGAGGGATTACATTTGAGGTGGGTGCAGCTGTAGAAGCATGCGACAGCCTCAAAAACTG GTATGCCGCAAACATTGAGAAGATTGACTACGAGGATGAGAAGGTGCTTATCCACTATCGTCAGTGGAGCCATCGCTATGATGAGTGGTTTGACTGGGCGAGCCCCTACCTCAGACCTGTGGAGAGGGTTCAGCTGAGGAGGGAACGTCTGCAGGACGGCTGCTCTCTCCCC GGATTTCATGTAAATGAGAAAGTTCTTGCTAGCTGGTCAGACTGTCGGTTCTATCCTGCTAAAGTGTTGGCGGTGCATAAAGATG CCTCGTACACAGTGAAGTTTTATGATGGTTTCATCCAGACAGTCAAAGGGATGCATGTAAAGCCTTTCATCAAAGAG AGGGTCAGGCAGAAATCTCAGACATTTGACAGAAATGGAGAGAAGAACCCGTTTAAAATGACCAAGAAGCACTCGAGGCAACAGGAAGGAGTGTCCCACAAGTCCAAGCCAGGCTCCCAGCATGACTGCGGCccggagagtgagagtgactcTGACTCCACCGATGAACGGGCGCAGGGGAAGAGGGAGAAGGCTCCCGGGCAGGACAGGGCTGGAGCGTGCAAAGCGGACCGCGTCGGCATGCCAGAGGGAGACGGACCGGAGCGTGGAGAGTGCCCGGCTGGACACATGGGACAGCACAATTACAGCAAGTCATTTGCGAAGACGTCTGTGCACAGGGAAGAGGGCGGAGATGGCAGAGCAGGCGTGGAGCGCGGCACATGTTCGGCTCTGGACGACGGGACGGAGAATGGAGAACCTGAGACGGAGCTTCCAGAAcaaaaggaggaggagaacgGGCCTCTGCAGAGCAGAACAGCTCAAGGACTCTCAG ACAAATGTGAACATGGTGAGTCCAGGCTGTCATCTGAAATGTCCAAACAAACACTTTCTGAAAATGGCCTAGAGTGTGATCCCATACCTTCTACACAAGCACAGTCCTCCAATGGCACTGCTGCGCTAAGGACTGAGGGCCAATCAGAGGCCTCCAAACATTTACCGTCGCCCCCTGCAAAGC CTGCAAGAAAGCAAGGCTTCCACAATCCTAAGCGCTTTAGCAGAGAGCCTC TATACAGAGTGATTAAAAACCAACCGCCCCCTGTTCTCTCCATCAACCTGGACCACAACCCCTTCAAATGCAACATCCCCGGCTGCAGCAAATCCTTCCGCAAGGCCAAACTCCTGCACTACCACATGAAGTACTACCACGGAGACGAGTGGCCGCCAACCGAGGCCCCGGGCGCGTCTGGGGGCGTTCACACCCGGGCGGCGAACaaacagaccccccccaccagctGGCAGAGTTCCAAACGCAGACGCTCCATGACACTCTCCCTGCGTGAGCACCTGGGATTGG ACGCGGCTGCTCATGGAGACGCCCTCTCTGCACCGCCTCCCAGGGCGGAGGGCTGGAGCGTGGCTCAGATGGCAGAAAGGAAGCAGACGTTGGCGCCCCCTGCAGTCAGCATGCATCAGCTGCAAGCCTTGCCgaaggagaagagcagagagaaacAGCAGGACAGGAACCGTGGGGTAGTGGACAAAGATAGGAAAAGTGCTGTGGAAACGG tgtgtgtgaaggatcGGGACAGGTCTAAAGAAAAGAAGTCAAGGGCTTTCCTACGCATTAAgctgaagaaaaagaagaagaagaagtctAAATCAG GCAGCGAGGAGAACATTGACATCTCGGTATTTGGGCCTCAGTCCAAATTGTCCCTGTCCCCCAAACCCGTCCCCTCCCACGCGCACCCGGCCGAGGCGTTCCAGCACAGCCGTGGCCGTGGGCAGGCCCAGCACATGCAGACGGACG ATGAGGCCAGCGTATCTGATTGGTCATCTGACAGTTATGGATGGAGTGATGATGAAACTGGAATGGATGTAGACCTCACAACCACACCCCTCAGCTGTGGTTCAGTTGACTCAGCAACAGTTGCCCAGGAAACagtacgctgtgtgtgtgaggtggcagAAGAAAATGACTTTATGATTCAG tgtgaggtgtgtctgtgctggCAGCATCGTGCATGTATGGGTCTGCTGGTGGACACCACGCCAGACGCGTACGCCTGCTTTATCTGCCGAGAGCCCTCAG GCCAAAGGCTGAGTCTGCGCTACTGGTGTGATCAGGACTGGCTGAACAGCGGCCGTATGTTTGGGTTTTCTTTCCTGGAGGAGAACTACTCCCATCAGAATGCCAGGAAGATAGTTGCCACGCACCAGCTGCTTGGAGACGTCCATCACGTGCTGGAGGTCCTCAACAGCCTGCAGCTCAAAATCAACATCCTGCA GAACGAGGCCCACCCAGACCTGAAGCTGTGGAACTCCCCGTGGCAGCAGGTGGGAGGCAGAGCGAGGCGCGTCTTCACCATGGCGCCCAGCACCACCCACtcgccatcatcatcatcttctgaTGAAGGTCTGCACAGATCAAGGTCCGCCACCAAGTGGCTCCACCGAGAGGCATCCTCGTCTTCGTCCTCATCTTCGTCCTTCCACAACTACATAAGTAGCGAACACTGCTACCAGAAGCCACGGGCGTGCTACACGGTGCTTGGGCGGAGTCTGGAGGCTGAGATGGGAGGCGGCTCTGAGCCAGAGGACAGCCCACGAGGCTCAGAGCCAGGAGACAGCCCACGAGGCTCGCAGAACTTTCTGCACTACGAGCAACACAACGGCGAGGAACCCCATCCTTTGCAGTTTCGAGGCAGTAAG GATgggggggaggagctaatgGGCGGCTCTCGACAGCAGCAGCGAATCAACTTG